The Acinetobacter piscicola genome has a window encoding:
- a CDS encoding replication initiation protein — protein MDENKKTYPLSWVVMQNNVQECFKSMNIDEKRMLILASPIARTTDATEKDRIMITAEEFARECGIKTHSAYTQLELASKNLLKRNFSYNNERGKKVLSNWVIDCTYEDGGIAIRFPEIVLLMLKEFDKLNPYTKYKKDIVLSLKKDYSFDLYHLAKKHQAMGQFEMSLEHIKNELGLPKSYDKLCNLKDRVMKPSLNEITTNTDIELTYENVKKGRSVVGFKFIVKEKPKPKLIAPQRDQRTIDMFCNLSDAQINKYSTILSKLSELSDLSNFPDYPTFALWISGILRDPKSVREETTKRIFKALHSKTDFKP, from the coding sequence ATGGACGAAAATAAAAAAACATATCCTCTGAGCTGGGTTGTTATGCAAAACAATGTTCAAGAATGCTTTAAGAGTATGAACATTGATGAAAAACGAATGTTAATACTTGCTAGCCCAATTGCTAGAACCACTGATGCAACTGAAAAAGACCGAATTATGATTACGGCAGAAGAGTTTGCTAGAGAATGTGGCATTAAAACGCATTCCGCATATACGCAGTTAGAACTAGCCAGCAAGAATCTACTTAAAAGAAATTTCTCTTATAACAATGAAAGAGGAAAAAAGGTGCTGTCGAATTGGGTGATTGATTGCACTTATGAAGACGGAGGGATAGCTATACGTTTCCCTGAAATCGTTCTACTGATGTTAAAAGAGTTTGATAAATTAAACCCTTATACAAAATATAAAAAAGATATCGTACTAAGTTTGAAAAAAGATTACTCATTCGATCTTTATCATTTAGCTAAAAAGCATCAAGCAATGGGACAATTTGAAATGTCCTTAGAACATATAAAAAATGAGCTGGGTTTGCCCAAATCTTATGACAAACTCTGTAATTTAAAAGACCGAGTAATGAAGCCTTCATTAAATGAGATTACAACTAATACAGATATTGAACTCACTTATGAAAATGTAAAAAAAGGGCGTTCAGTAGTTGGCTTTAAATTTATAGTGAAAGAAAAACCTAAGCCAAAATTAATAGCGCCTCAGCGAGATCAAAGAACTATAGATATGTTCTGCAATTTATCTGATGCTCAAATTAACAAGTACAGCACTATTTTATCTAAACTTTCTGAGCTATCAGACCTCAGTAATTTCCCAGACTACCCGACATTTGCCCTCTGGATTAGTGGCATCTTACGAGATCCGAAAAGTGTAAGAGAGGAAACAACAAAACGGATTTTTAAAGCTCTTCATAGCAAGACGGATTTTAAACCATGA